Proteins encoded by one window of Vanacampus margaritifer isolate UIUO_Vmar chromosome 17, RoL_Vmar_1.0, whole genome shotgun sequence:
- the LOC144037822 gene encoding glycogen synthase kinase-3 beta-like, whose translation MSGSGRPRTSSFAEPPGVPGAAAAPAGSAAAVGSSTGKSGVPQASGSSLSGCSNLKLARDSGKVTTVVATPGQGPDRPQEVSYTDIKVIGNGSFGVVYQARLIDSQEMVAIKKVLQDKRFKNRELQIMRKLDHCNIVRLRYFFYSSGDKKDEVYLNLVLDFVPETVYRVARHFNKNKSIIPIIYVKVYMYQLFRSLAYIHSQGVCHRDIKPQNLLVDPETAILKLCDFGSAKQLVRGEPNVSYICSRYYRAPELIFGATDYTANIDIWSAGCVLAELLLGQPIFPGDSGVDQLVEIIKVLGTPTREQIREMNPNYTEFKFPQIKAHPWTKVFKPRTPPEAIALCSRLLEYTPASRLSPLEACSHTFFDELRQPNTRLPSGRELPMLFNFSTTELSIQPQLNSTLIPPHARAHTAASSHDGTGPDASQLGSVPGSLNSI comes from the exons ATGAGCGGCAGCGGGCGGCCCAGGACCAGCTCTTTTGCTGAGCCGCCAGGAGTTCCAGGAGCCGCCGCCGCGCCCGCCGGATCAGCCGCTGCCGTGGGGAGCAGCACAGGAAAGTCCGGGGTCCCACAGGCCTCCGGCAGTAGTTTGTCGGGATGCTCCAACCTCAAGCTCGCCA GAGACAGCGGCAAGGTGACGACTGTGGTGGCCACGCCGGGTCAGGGCCCGGACCGCCCGCAAGAAGTGTCCTACACCGACATCAAG GTGATCGGCAACGGCTCGTTCGGGGTGGTCTACCAGGCGCGCCTCATCGACAGTCAGGAGATGGTGGCCATCAAGAAGGTCCTCCAAGACAAGAGGTTCAAG AATCGGGAGCTGCAGATCATGAGGAAGTTGGACCACTGTAACATCGTCAGACTGCGTTACTTCTTCTACTCTAGTGGAGATAag AAGGATGAAGTGTACCTCAACTTGGTGCTGGACTTTGTCCCCGAGACGGTCTACAGGGTGGCCCGGCATTTCAACAAGAACAAGAGCATCATCCCCATCATCTACGtcaag GTGTACATGTACCAGCTGTTTCGCAGTTTGGCGTACATCCACTCGCAAGGCGTGTGTCACCGGGACATCAAGCCGCAGAACCTGCTGGTGGACCCCGAAACGGCCATCCTCAAGCTGTGTGACTTTGGCAG CGCCAAGCAGCTGGTGCGCGGCGAGCCCAACGTGTCGTACATCTGCTCGCGCTACTACCGGGCGCCCGAGCTCATCTTCGGCGCCACCGACTACACGGCCAACATCGACATCTGGTCGGCGGGCTGCGTCCTGGCCGAGCTGCTGCTGGGCCAGCCCATCTTCCCCGGCGACAGCGGCGTCGACCAGTTGGTGGAGATCATCAAG GTGCTCGGCACGCCGACTCGGGAGCAGATCCGGGAGATGAACCCCAACTACACAGAATTCAAGTTCCCGCAGATCAAAGCTCACCCTTGGACCAAG GTGTTCAAACCGCGCACGCCGCCGGAGGCCATCGCGCTCTGCTCTCGCCTGCTGGAGTACACGCCGGCCTCGCGCCTGTCGCCGCTGGAGGCGTGCTCGCACACCTTCTTCGACGAGCTGCGGCAGCCCAACACGCGGCTGCCCAGCGGTCGGGAGCTGCCCATGCTCTTCAACTTCAGCACCACAG agTTGTCTATCCAACCTCAGCTGAACTCCACGCTCATCCCTCCGCACGCTCGCGCTCACACAGCTGCTTCCTCTCACG ATGGTACCGGCCCGGACGCTTCCCAACTGGGATCAGTACCAGGATCGCTCAACAGCATCTGA